A region from the Benincasa hispida cultivar B227 chromosome 12, ASM972705v1, whole genome shotgun sequence genome encodes:
- the LOC120068037 gene encoding receptor-like cytosolic serine/threonine-protein kinase RBK2, whose protein sequence is MLEASIIEKLDQQNSADLAGCGPTEIQTSGSDDSSDIDSQNQSKDQTNQAVGTPKLGNRSRPRGFSDSFASHELRLFDLEDETKDESSPRGVLEDCSRSLDSETTTSRASTSDWEGHPDSRNPSHWRGFFRLLKKGPQMRFQTFPPLKAVPKLTRRKSKRIREDMIPVVSPVMDSSIETEFCYFRSSWKNFTLSELQAASNNFSQENLIGEGGYSEVYKGQLEDGQLVAIKRLNRGSQEEMTADFLSELGIIVHVDHPNIASVIGYGVEGGMHLILHLSPHGSLASILYGPKERLDWSTRYKIALGIAEGLLYLHEGCQRRIIHRDIKAANILLRDDFEPQISDFGLAKWLPDQWTHHTVSKFEGTFGYLPPEFFMHGIVDEKTDVYAYGVLLLELITGRRALDSTQQSLVMWAKPLLSKQNFKELVDSSLTDTFDTEQMKRMVTIASMCINHSSIQRPEMSEIVQIMKGDGVGNLELVKRQKSKLQRTYSEELLDAEEYNSTKYLSDIDRHLEVVLGTCHIDV, encoded by the exons ATGTTGGAAGCTTCAATCATAGAGAAATTGGATCAGCAAAACTCTGCGGATCTGGCTGGATGCGGTCCGACTGAAATTCAAACGTCCGGAAG CGACGATTCAAGCGATATTGATAGTCAAAATCAATCAAAAGATCAGACAAATCAAGCTGTGGGGACTCCCAAGTTAGGGAACAGATCAAGACCGCGTGGATTCTCCGACTCTTTTGCTTCTCATG AGTTGAGATTGTTTGATTTGGAAGATGAAACCAAAGATGAGTCATCTCCAAGAGGGGTGCTCGAGGACTGCTCAAGAAGTTTAGATTCTGAAACAACTACTTCCCGGGCCAGCACTTCCGATTGGGAAGGTCATCCGGACTCGAGAAATCCAAGTCATTGGAGAGGGTTTTTTCGTTTACTGAAGAAAGGACCTCAAATGCGATTTCAGACCTTTCCTCCTCTTAAAGCTGTTCCAAAACTCACCAGAAGAAAGAGCAAAAGAATTAGAGAGGATATGATTCCGGTAGTATCGCCAGTGATGGACTCTTCTATAGAGACAGAGTTTTGCTATTTCagatcttcttggaagaattTCACACTTTCAGAGCTGCAAGCTGCAAGCAATAACTTCAGCCAAG AAAACTTGATTGGCGAGGGTGGTTATTCTGAAGTTTATAAGGGTCAGCTGGAAGATGGGCAACTAGTTGCGATCAAGCGGCTTAATAGAGGTAGCCAAGAAGAGATGACTGCAGACTTCTTGTCTGAGCTCGGAATTATTGTTCATGTCGATCATCCTAACATCGCAAGTGTAATTGGGTACGGCGTTGAAGGGGGAATGCACCTTATACTTCATTTATCACCCCATGGGAGCCTGGCATCCATACTTTATG GGCCAAAAGAGAGATTGGATTGGTCAACCAGGTATAAGATTGCTCTAGGAATTGCTGAAGGCCTCCTGTATCTTCATGAAGGCTGCCAAAGAAGAATAATCCACAGAGACATTAAGGCCGCTAATATATTGCTTAGAGATGATTTTGAGCCTCAG ATATCCGACTTCGGGCTTGCAAAGTGGCTCCCAGATCAATGGACTCACCATACTGTGTCAAAGTTTGAAGGCACATTCGG GTACCTTCCTCCTGAGTTCTTTATGCATGGCATTGTTGATGAAAAAACTGATGTCTATGCCTATGGAGTACTTTTATTGGAACTCATTACCGGACGACGAGCACTGGATAGCACACAGCAAAGCCTTGTGATGTGG GCTAAACCTCTACTTTCTAAGCAGAATTTCAAGGAACTTGTTGATTCATCTCTTACTGACACATTTGACACCGAGCAAATGAAACGGATGGTGACAATAGCTTCAATGTGCATAAATCATTCTTCAATTCAACGGCCGGAAATGAGTGAG ATTGTTCAGATTATGAAAGGGGATGGAGTTGGTAATTTGGAGCTTGTAAAACGACAGAAGTCTAAACTTCAAAGGACTTACTCTGAGGAGCTTTTGGATGCAGAAGAATACAATTCTACAAAGTATTTAAGTGATATTGATCGACATTTGGAGGTTGTTTTAGGAACTTGTCATATCGACGTTTAG